One Phycisphaera mikurensis NBRC 102666 DNA window includes the following coding sequences:
- a CDS encoding phosphoribosylformylglycinamidine synthase subunit PurQ, translated as MASPSVLILRTAGTNCDAEMAHAFSLAGFTPETVHVNALAGEPGRLAGFAALGLPGGFSHGDDIAAGRILAARLRQDLLPALQENIERGMLVLGVCNGFQVLVKLGLLPDPVAAVQITTLARNRSGIFHDAWHHVAADEESPCVWTRGLGEHELPSAHAEGRFTAPAAVLDALEENHQVALRYAGESPSGSDRGIAGICDPTGRVFGLMPHPERWTDPLHHPAWTSGKQDPAGLRYFRNARDAV; from the coding sequence ATGGCTTCTCCCAGCGTCCTGATCCTCCGCACGGCCGGCACGAACTGCGACGCCGAGATGGCGCACGCCTTCTCGCTGGCCGGTTTCACGCCCGAGACCGTCCACGTGAATGCGCTCGCCGGCGAGCCCGGCCGGCTCGCCGGCTTCGCCGCGCTGGGCCTGCCCGGGGGCTTCAGCCACGGCGACGACATCGCCGCGGGGCGGATCCTCGCGGCCCGGCTCCGGCAGGACCTGCTGCCCGCGCTTCAGGAGAACATCGAGCGCGGGATGCTGGTGCTCGGCGTGTGCAACGGCTTCCAGGTGCTCGTCAAGCTCGGCCTGCTGCCCGACCCGGTCGCGGCGGTGCAGATCACCACGCTCGCCCGCAACCGCAGCGGGATCTTCCACGACGCGTGGCACCACGTCGCCGCCGACGAGGAATCACCGTGCGTGTGGACCCGCGGCCTCGGGGAGCACGAGCTGCCCAGTGCTCACGCGGAAGGACGGTTCACCGCGCCCGCCGCCGTGCTCGACGCGCTCGAGGAGAACCACCAGGTCGCGCTCCGCTACGCCGGCGAGAGCCCCAGCGGCAGCGACCGCGGCATCGCGGGGATCTGCGACCCCACCGGCCGCGTCTTCGGCCTCATGCCCCACCCCGAGCGCTGGACCGACCCGCTGCACCACCCCGCCTGGACCAGCGGCAAGCAGGATCCCGCCGGCCTCCGCTACTTCCGCAACGCCCGCGACGCCGTCTAA
- a CDS encoding metallopeptidase family protein encodes MPATVHPRERDVFDGLLEEEIEALPAPWTAWLEEVAVIVEDRVPPAIAEDMGLTADEAEGLLGLHTGVPLTERSVEDPASLPPEVRLFRAGLLAHAGWSRRRDSPATRARLAEQIRVTLLHELGHHAGLDEDDLDEAGYG; translated from the coding sequence GTGCCCGCCACCGTCCACCCCCGCGAGCGTGACGTCTTCGACGGCCTCCTCGAGGAAGAGATCGAGGCCCTGCCGGCGCCCTGGACGGCGTGGCTGGAGGAGGTGGCGGTGATCGTCGAAGACCGCGTCCCGCCCGCCATCGCGGAGGACATGGGGCTGACCGCGGACGAGGCGGAGGGCTTGCTCGGGCTGCACACCGGGGTGCCGCTCACGGAGCGGAGCGTGGAGGATCCGGCGTCGCTGCCGCCGGAGGTCCGCCTCTTCCGCGCCGGCCTGCTCGCCCACGCCGGCTGGAGCCGCCGCCGCGACAGCCCCGCGACGCGGGCCCGCCTGGCCGAGCAGATCCGCGTCACGCTGCTGCACGAGCTGGGTCACCACGCGGGGCTGGACGAGGACGACCTGGACGAGGCGGGGTACGGCTGA
- the rlmN gene encoding 23S rRNA (adenine(2503)-C(2))-methyltransferase RlmN → MEPSPRPHFFDHTPDSLGDVVAGWGMPRFRAKQVFHWVYGRGVVDPLEMGNLSAADRGRLKENLAFIRGRVLRRQDASDGTHKLLVGWGAAADDPLALAPVADKNGFFADATECVMIPAGAGRSGGDAGPRGAARRTACLSSQVGCPVGCSFCASGLGGLDGNLTAGQIVQQAWMLDRELKTSGDPVGRLTNVVFMGMGEPMANLKAVVPALRTLTAAWGMNLSARKITVSTVGVVPGIRRLGELDLPVTLALSLHAPNDELRRQIIPWASFVTIEELVAACRGYFEATGREVTLEYILLGGFNDGPQHAAELAAVAKRLRSNVNLIRYNEVRGLPHQRPSSENVHRFQKVLRDRGVNAHLRASRGRDIAAACGQLRYAGP, encoded by the coding sequence GTGGAACCTTCCCCGCGCCCCCACTTCTTCGACCACACGCCCGACTCGCTCGGCGACGTCGTCGCGGGCTGGGGGATGCCGCGGTTCCGCGCGAAGCAGGTCTTCCACTGGGTGTACGGCCGCGGCGTTGTGGACCCGCTGGAGATGGGCAACCTCTCCGCCGCGGACCGCGGGCGCCTCAAGGAGAATCTGGCCTTCATCCGCGGCCGCGTGCTGCGGCGGCAGGACGCCAGCGACGGCACCCACAAGCTGCTCGTCGGCTGGGGCGCGGCCGCCGACGACCCGCTGGCGCTGGCGCCGGTCGCCGACAAAAACGGCTTCTTCGCCGACGCCACCGAGTGCGTGATGATCCCCGCCGGAGCGGGCCGTTCGGGCGGGGATGCGGGTCCGCGGGGTGCCGCTCGTCGCACCGCCTGCCTCTCCAGCCAGGTCGGCTGCCCGGTGGGCTGCTCCTTCTGCGCCTCGGGGCTCGGCGGCCTGGACGGGAACCTCACCGCCGGGCAGATCGTGCAGCAGGCCTGGATGCTCGACCGCGAGCTGAAGACGAGCGGGGATCCCGTCGGCCGGCTGACCAACGTCGTCTTCATGGGGATGGGCGAGCCGATGGCCAACCTCAAAGCGGTCGTCCCGGCCTTGCGGACGCTGACTGCCGCGTGGGGGATGAACCTCTCCGCCCGCAAGATCACCGTCTCCACCGTCGGCGTCGTCCCGGGGATCCGCAGACTCGGCGAGCTGGACCTGCCGGTCACCCTGGCCCTCTCGCTGCACGCCCCCAACGACGAGCTCCGCCGCCAGATCATCCCCTGGGCCAGCTTCGTCACCATCGAGGAGCTGGTCGCCGCCTGCCGCGGCTACTTCGAGGCCACCGGCCGCGAGGTCACGCTGGAGTACATCCTCCTCGGCGGCTTCAACGACGGGCCGCAGCACGCCGCCGAGCTGGCGGCCGTCGCGAAGCGCCTGCGCAGCAACGTCAACCTCATCCGATACAACGAGGTGAGGGGTCTGCCGCACCAGCGGCCGAGCAGCGAGAACGTCCACCGCTTCCAGAAGGTCCTCCGCGACCGCGGCGTGAACGCCCACCTGAGGGCCAGCCGCGGCCGCGACATCGCCGCCGCCTGCGGCCAGCTGCGCTACGCCGGCCCGTGA
- a CDS encoding S49 family peptidase, translated as MPMLRLLPAALALAAACPASAAVAPVTTDDVADAAEQAVEALPVEPAEESVAPAAAGREASQVGWLEIEGSLRQGPAPFSFLDPADLPPSLSDVLAQIERVETSDDHAGLVVHLKGPELSLSQAGALRRGLERLKTAGKPVVVFAAAYDTTGYYLASVADRLLLQRNGSLELQGIAVEEMYLAGMLEKVGVEADLMQVGRFKGAEETFTRTGPSEAWSENIEGLLDGLYGGLLGGIAAGRGMDRAEAEAAMADAWLLDDAGLVERGLIDAAVERGLTEETSSLFGEDFAWDTQLGRAGGSAMPTSPFALFAQLMNPPARGMKRDGVAVLHLNGPIGAGESGSDDGLFSSASIGQDSVVEQAAELAADERVKAVVLRLDSPGGSAHASEMMFQALEDLAAVKPVLVSIGSMAASGGYYLAVAGDTIYAEPTAIVGSIGVVGGKMSLGGLYEKLGVGIHRRSRGPNTGYLDSTQPFTDAQRERVRASMVKIYDLFKERVAGGRGERLGELAEVDAGRLFTGEQALEKGMIDAVGGLPQAIAAAASAAGLGAGYEVEHLPEPLPFPEAISAMFGGAQVSAVAAKKATLPAAAAAARRLLGPAAWTAAAGWLDAAMQLRTEPVLLLHPAAIVIR; from the coding sequence ATGCCCATGCTCCGCCTCTTGCCGGCCGCTCTCGCGCTGGCCGCCGCCTGTCCCGCGTCCGCCGCCGTCGCCCCCGTCACCACCGACGACGTGGCCGACGCCGCCGAGCAGGCCGTCGAGGCGTTGCCCGTGGAGCCGGCGGAAGAATCGGTGGCGCCCGCGGCGGCGGGCCGGGAGGCGAGCCAAGTGGGCTGGCTGGAGATCGAGGGCTCGCTGCGGCAAGGGCCCGCGCCCTTCAGTTTCCTGGATCCCGCCGACCTGCCGCCGTCGCTCTCGGACGTGCTCGCGCAGATCGAGCGGGTCGAGACCAGCGACGACCACGCCGGCCTGGTCGTCCACCTCAAGGGGCCGGAGCTCTCCCTCTCGCAGGCCGGCGCCCTGCGTCGGGGCCTGGAGCGGCTGAAGACGGCCGGCAAGCCGGTGGTGGTCTTCGCGGCCGCCTACGACACCACGGGCTACTACCTCGCCAGCGTCGCCGACCGCCTGCTGCTGCAGCGCAACGGGTCGCTGGAGCTGCAGGGCATCGCGGTGGAGGAGATGTACCTCGCCGGGATGCTCGAGAAGGTCGGCGTGGAGGCCGACCTGATGCAGGTCGGCCGCTTCAAGGGCGCCGAGGAGACCTTCACGCGGACCGGCCCTTCGGAGGCGTGGAGCGAGAACATCGAGGGCCTGCTCGACGGGCTCTACGGCGGATTGCTCGGCGGCATCGCGGCGGGCCGCGGGATGGACCGGGCCGAGGCCGAGGCCGCGATGGCGGACGCTTGGCTGCTCGACGACGCCGGCCTGGTGGAGCGGGGGCTGATCGATGCCGCCGTCGAGCGGGGCCTCACCGAGGAGACCTCGTCGCTGTTCGGCGAAGACTTCGCCTGGGACACGCAGCTCGGCCGCGCCGGCGGCTCGGCGATGCCCACCAGCCCCTTCGCGCTCTTCGCGCAGCTGATGAACCCGCCCGCCCGGGGGATGAAGCGGGACGGCGTCGCGGTGCTCCACCTCAACGGGCCCATCGGCGCCGGCGAGTCGGGCAGCGACGACGGGCTGTTCTCCTCGGCGTCGATCGGGCAGGACTCGGTGGTCGAGCAGGCGGCGGAGCTGGCCGCCGACGAACGCGTCAAAGCGGTGGTGCTCCGGCTCGATTCGCCCGGCGGCTCGGCCCACGCCTCGGAGATGATGTTCCAGGCGCTGGAGGACCTCGCGGCCGTGAAGCCGGTCCTCGTGTCGATCGGATCGATGGCCGCCTCCGGCGGCTACTACCTCGCCGTCGCGGGCGACACGATCTACGCCGAGCCCACCGCGATCGTCGGCTCCATCGGCGTCGTCGGCGGGAAGATGTCGCTCGGCGGGCTGTACGAGAAGCTCGGCGTCGGCATCCACCGCCGCTCGCGCGGCCCCAACACCGGCTACCTGGACTCCACGCAGCCCTTCACCGACGCCCAGCGGGAGCGGGTGCGGGCCTCCATGGTGAAGATCTACGACCTCTTCAAGGAGCGCGTCGCCGGAGGCCGCGGCGAGCGGCTGGGCGAGCTGGCCGAGGTCGACGCGGGGCGGCTGTTCACCGGCGAGCAGGCGCTGGAGAAGGGCATGATCGACGCCGTCGGCGGGCTGCCGCAGGCCATCGCCGCGGCGGCTTCGGCCGCGGGTCTGGGTGCCGGCTACGAGGTGGAGCACCTGCCCGAGCCGCTGCCGTTCCCCGAGGCGATCTCGGCGATGTTCGGCGGCGCGCAGGTGTCGGCGGTCGCCGCGAAGAAGGCGACGCTGCCCGCGGCGGCGGCGGCCGCCCGGCGGCTGCTCGGCCCCGCCGCCTGGACGGCCGCGGCCGGCTGGCTGGACGCGGCGATGCAGCTCCGGACCGAGCCCGTGCTGCTGTTGCACCCGGCGGCGATCGTCATCCGGTGA
- a CDS encoding ABC transporter permease subunit/CPBP intramembrane protease — MNLHTILTIAAKELRETLRDRRTLMAMVGIPLLLYPVILLAGTQAIVYRQAKTDGQVARVAVAEDLDGQLVERLRAAEGIELEAETAGSADRVASGDLDATVRGTGEADGTETLELLFDSTVPRSAAAQSRIRDVVANLADERITERLEEAGLPPGTAQPFRVETRDAAPARKRAGNLLGNALPMLMILMLGLGAFYPAVDLTAGEKERGTFETLLSTPTAKGEIVWGKFLAVVGLSLATGLLNLGSMAVTLWFQLAQLQAAGAGNAGGGPLDLASLTISPLDLGVMLLILVPLAVFISAAMMSLALLAREFKEASNYLSPFFLLMVAPAALVVAAGVELDGAVVLVPIANATLLFKNLLMSTATWPQVLGTFVSTAVAAVAALRLAVLVFGREDVVLAGDGGLPASLKRSSWPRRRVPTATLSLAAFAVGLLVYVNLGSLLQAEALLPGLIASQWMILVPIAVGALWLFKVDVAASLKLRLPRPGAIAGAVLMACGGLVLSQQLAWVQSFVLDVPEAFAGGTAPIVEHPSLALVLFAVAVSPAVCEEVFFRGTLLAGLEEKLRPWVAIVLASLLFGLFHLYLHRILITAALGIAITWVAWRSRSIWPGMLFHLINNGVAVLAVREVLPPGLMGWLERVAPVENGYPWPVVAAAAAVFAAGAAVVARLGRPRAASSLPGATPARA, encoded by the coding sequence ATGAACCTCCACACCATCCTCACCATCGCCGCCAAGGAGCTGCGGGAGACGCTGCGCGACCGGCGGACGCTGATGGCGATGGTCGGCATCCCGCTCTTGCTCTACCCGGTGATCCTGCTGGCGGGCACGCAGGCGATCGTCTACCGGCAGGCGAAGACGGACGGGCAGGTCGCTCGCGTGGCCGTCGCCGAGGACCTCGACGGGCAGCTGGTCGAGCGGCTGCGGGCGGCCGAAGGCATCGAGCTGGAGGCGGAGACGGCGGGATCCGCGGACCGCGTGGCTTCGGGCGATCTGGACGCGACGGTCCGCGGAACCGGCGAGGCCGACGGCACCGAGACACTGGAGCTGCTGTTCGACTCCACCGTCCCCCGGTCGGCGGCTGCGCAATCGCGGATCCGCGACGTGGTCGCGAACCTCGCAGATGAGCGGATTACCGAGCGGCTCGAGGAAGCCGGCCTCCCACCCGGAACGGCGCAGCCGTTCCGGGTGGAGACCCGCGACGCCGCCCCCGCCCGCAAGCGGGCCGGCAACCTGCTCGGCAACGCGCTGCCGATGCTGATGATCCTGATGCTCGGGCTCGGCGCGTTCTACCCCGCGGTCGACCTGACCGCCGGCGAGAAGGAACGCGGCACCTTCGAGACGCTGCTCTCCACACCCACGGCCAAGGGCGAGATCGTGTGGGGCAAGTTTCTGGCGGTCGTGGGGCTGTCGCTGGCGACGGGGCTGCTGAATCTCGGCTCGATGGCGGTGACGCTGTGGTTCCAGCTGGCGCAGCTGCAGGCGGCGGGAGCCGGCAACGCCGGGGGCGGTCCGCTGGACCTCGCCTCGCTGACGATCTCGCCGCTGGACCTCGGCGTCATGCTGCTGATCCTGGTCCCGCTCGCGGTGTTCATCTCGGCGGCGATGATGTCGCTGGCGCTGCTCGCCCGGGAGTTCAAGGAGGCGAGCAACTACCTCTCGCCGTTCTTCCTCCTGATGGTGGCACCCGCGGCGCTGGTGGTCGCGGCGGGGGTGGAGCTGGACGGAGCCGTGGTCCTCGTGCCGATCGCCAACGCGACGCTGCTGTTCAAGAACCTCCTGATGAGCACGGCGACCTGGCCGCAGGTGCTGGGGACCTTCGTCTCGACGGCGGTCGCGGCGGTGGCGGCCCTGCGGCTGGCGGTGTTGGTGTTCGGCCGCGAGGACGTGGTGCTCGCCGGCGACGGCGGCCTGCCCGCGTCGCTGAAGCGGAGCAGCTGGCCGCGGCGGAGGGTGCCGACGGCCACGCTGTCGCTGGCCGCTTTCGCGGTCGGCCTGCTCGTCTACGTGAACCTCGGCTCGCTGCTGCAGGCTGAAGCGCTGCTGCCGGGGCTGATCGCGAGCCAGTGGATGATCCTGGTGCCGATCGCCGTCGGTGCGCTGTGGCTCTTCAAGGTGGACGTCGCGGCGAGCTTGAAGCTGCGGCTCCCGCGGCCCGGAGCGATCGCTGGAGCCGTGCTGATGGCGTGCGGCGGGCTGGTGCTTTCGCAGCAGCTGGCGTGGGTGCAATCCTTCGTCCTCGACGTGCCCGAGGCCTTCGCCGGCGGCACGGCGCCGATCGTCGAGCACCCCTCGCTGGCGCTTGTGCTCTTCGCCGTCGCCGTGTCGCCCGCCGTCTGCGAGGAGGTCTTCTTCCGCGGGACGCTGCTCGCCGGGCTCGAGGAGAAGCTGCGGCCGTGGGTCGCCATCGTGCTCGCCAGCCTGCTGTTCGGCCTCTTCCACCTCTACCTGCACCGCATCCTCATCACCGCCGCACTGGGCATCGCCATCACCTGGGTCGCCTGGCGGAGCCGGTCGATCTGGCCGGGGATGCTGTTCCACCTCATCAACAACGGCGTCGCCGTGCTGGCCGTGCGGGAGGTTCTGCCGCCGGGGCTGATGGGCTGGCTGGAGCGGGTGGCTCCGGTCGAGAACGGCTACCCCTGGCCGGTCGTGGCGGCAGCGGCGGCCGTGTTCGCCGCCGGGGCCGCCGTCGTCGCGAGGCTTGGCCGACCCCGCGCTGCCTCCTCCCTCCCGGGTGCCACGCCCGCTCGGGCGTGA
- a CDS encoding Gfo/Idh/MocA family protein, translating to MPEIQPLRVGVLGCGNIAKQYFKAAGRFHHLEMVACADLRREAAEAAAKEFNVPDVMDVDALIAAENVDCILNLTIPAAHVEMGRRAIAAGKHVYGEKPLGIDRDEGAELIRDAEAAGKRVGTAPDTFLGAGQQTARKAIDDGLIGEPLHFTAQMLSGGTEAWHPNPKFFYEVGGGPMFDMGPYYLTALVHLFGSIDRVAAFTDKKIPTRTITHDRDMPGSKHGQTFDIEIPDHHTGIVRFDAGVTGTLTTSFATKVGGGHDWRRPITVYGTEGALQIPDPNVFDRTVRFKGRGDDEFRDLPYATPEGYGRAVGLADMAQAIATGRDHRCSGDLGQHVLDAMASFLDSGERGEFIAMSSTVERPTPLPAELPDGLLD from the coding sequence ATGCCTGAGATCCAACCTCTTCGCGTCGGTGTGCTCGGCTGCGGGAACATCGCGAAGCAGTACTTCAAGGCCGCCGGTCGATTCCACCACCTCGAAATGGTCGCCTGCGCCGACCTCCGGCGGGAAGCCGCCGAGGCGGCGGCAAAAGAGTTCAACGTCCCCGACGTGATGGACGTGGACGCGCTGATCGCCGCCGAGAACGTCGACTGCATCCTGAACCTCACGATCCCCGCGGCTCACGTGGAGATGGGGCGTCGGGCGATCGCCGCCGGCAAGCACGTCTACGGCGAGAAGCCGCTGGGCATCGACCGCGACGAGGGGGCGGAGCTCATCCGCGACGCCGAGGCCGCCGGGAAGCGGGTCGGCACCGCACCGGACACCTTCCTGGGCGCCGGCCAGCAGACGGCGCGGAAGGCGATCGACGACGGCTTGATCGGCGAGCCGCTGCACTTCACGGCGCAGATGCTTTCCGGCGGCACCGAGGCCTGGCACCCGAATCCGAAGTTCTTCTACGAGGTCGGCGGCGGCCCCATGTTCGACATGGGGCCCTACTACCTGACGGCGCTGGTGCACCTGTTCGGGTCGATCGACCGCGTCGCGGCCTTCACCGACAAGAAGATCCCGACCCGCACGATCACGCACGACAGAGACATGCCCGGCTCGAAGCACGGGCAGACGTTCGACATCGAGATCCCCGACCACCACACCGGCATCGTGCGGTTCGACGCCGGCGTCACCGGCACGCTCACCACCTCCTTCGCCACGAAGGTCGGCGGCGGGCACGACTGGCGGCGGCCGATCACCGTCTACGGCACCGAGGGGGCGCTGCAGATCCCGGACCCCAACGTCTTCGACCGCACGGTCCGGTTCAAGGGCCGTGGCGACGACGAGTTCCGCGACCTCCCCTACGCCACGCCGGAGGGGTACGGCCGCGCCGTCGGCCTCGCCGACATGGCCCAGGCCATCGCCACCGGCCGCGACCACCGCTGTTCGGGCGACCTCGGCCAGCACGTGCTCGACGCGATGGCGTCCTTCTTGGACTCGGGCGAGAGAGGCGAGTTCATCGCGATGAGCAGCACCGTCGAGCGGCCCACGCCGCTGCCGGCCGAGCTGCCCGACGGGCTCCTGGACTGA
- a CDS encoding ABC transporter ATP-binding protein → MLAVDQLVKAFPTGEGPDVLAVQGVSFSVAAGECYGLLGPNGAGKTTLLRMIATLVTPTSGHAAVDGFRGDERPERLRSRLGFMSGNTRLYRRLTGRELLAYFGRLNRMSEPRIRERTAELSAAFGLGEFLDRRCGGYSTGQAQRVSIARVMLHEPPLLILDEPTLGLDVMSARAMLDFVERARDAGTAIVFSTHHMSEAEQLCTRVGFLYRGRLLAEDTPARLCTAAGTSTLRDAFLAMADAADADEAPA, encoded by the coding sequence GTGCTCGCCGTCGACCAACTCGTGAAGGCCTTCCCGACCGGTGAGGGTCCGGACGTGCTCGCGGTGCAGGGGGTGAGCTTCTCCGTCGCGGCCGGGGAGTGCTACGGGCTGCTCGGGCCCAACGGGGCGGGGAAGACGACGCTCTTGCGGATGATCGCGACGCTGGTCACGCCGACGTCGGGGCACGCGGCGGTCGACGGTTTCCGCGGGGATGAGCGGCCGGAGCGGCTCCGCTCGCGGCTGGGCTTCATGAGCGGGAACACGCGGCTGTACCGGCGTCTCACCGGCCGGGAGCTGCTCGCGTACTTCGGGCGGCTGAACCGCATGAGCGAGCCGCGGATCCGGGAGCGGACGGCGGAGCTCTCGGCGGCGTTCGGCCTCGGCGAGTTCCTCGACCGCCGCTGCGGCGGGTACTCCACGGGGCAGGCGCAGCGGGTGAGCATCGCGCGGGTCATGCTGCACGAGCCACCGCTTCTGATCCTCGACGAGCCGACGCTGGGCCTGGACGTGATGAGCGCCCGGGCGATGCTCGACTTCGTGGAGCGCGCACGCGACGCGGGCACCGCGATCGTGTTCTCGACGCACCACATGAGCGAAGCGGAGCAGCTCTGCACCCGCGTGGGCTTCCTCTACCGAGGCCGCCTGCTGGCCGAGGACACGCCGGCTCGGCTCTGCACCGCGGCGGGGACCTCGACGCTGCGCGACGCCTTCCTCGCGATGGCCGATGCGGCGGACGCCGACGAGGCGCCGGCATGA